In bacterium, the following are encoded in one genomic region:
- a CDS encoding RnfABCDGE type electron transport complex subunit D, protein MADATKPSLADHARGSLHALPFFRGRTKPLPLHAKFSWAFLPLALTSVYLFGWRCAFLLALAYAVGWVTAAAFSIVRRRPMDPSFWITALLFGLTLPAHVPWWLVVIGVAVGQLFGKEVFGGFGRNVFNPALVGRAFVTISFPTYFAGYWWKPFWGGIGGFARWAPDLTAADAVTTATPLAAFKGSGVQGPLGPMLWGDTGGAMGETAAVLLVLLGIYLLARKIVNWRTPLAVLGAASLAALVLHFLWPGFVPDVPFTLAGGGLLFGALFFATDPVSAPATNGGRWLMGALIGVLVVIIRAASSFSGGVFFAILFANTFTPLVDSLIKERQKRKRGV, encoded by the coding sequence ATGGCGGACGCTACGAAGCCCTCTCTCGCGGACCATGCGCGCGGAAGCCTCCACGCCCTGCCCTTCTTCCGGGGCCGGACCAAGCCCCTGCCGCTCCACGCCAAGTTCTCCTGGGCCTTCCTCCCCCTCGCGCTCACCTCGGTTTATCTCTTCGGCTGGCGCTGCGCCTTCCTTTTGGCCCTGGCCTACGCCGTGGGCTGGGTCACCGCCGCGGCGTTCTCCATCGTCCGCCGTCGGCCCATGGACCCCAGCTTCTGGATTACGGCGCTTCTTTTCGGCCTGACCCTCCCGGCGCACGTCCCCTGGTGGCTGGTGGTCATCGGGGTGGCCGTGGGGCAGCTCTTCGGGAAGGAGGTCTTCGGGGGCTTCGGGCGCAATGTTTTCAACCCGGCGCTGGTCGGGCGGGCCTTCGTGACCATCAGCTTCCCGACGTACTTCGCCGGCTACTGGTGGAAGCCGTTCTGGGGCGGGATCGGGGGGTTCGCCCGCTGGGCCCCCGACCTGACCGCGGCCGACGCGGTGACCACCGCCACCCCCCTGGCGGCCTTCAAGGGCTCCGGCGTCCAGGGGCCGCTGGGGCCGATGCTCTGGGGGGACACCGGCGGGGCGATGGGTGAGACGGCGGCGGTTCTCCTCGTCCTCTTGGGGATTTACCTCCTCGCGCGGAAAATCGTCAACTGGCGCACGCCGCTGGCGGTCCTGGGCGCCGCGTCGCTGGCCGCCCTCGTGCTTCATTTCCTCTGGCCCGGTTTCGTCCCGGACGTTCCGTTCACCCTGGCCGGCGGGGGGCTCCTCTTCGGGGCGCTCTTCTTCGCCACCGACCCGGTGAGCGCCCCGGCCACGAACGGCGGCCGCTGGCTCATGGGCGCGCTCATCGGCGTTCTGGTCGTAATCATCCGAGCGGCGTCGAGCTTCTCCGGGGGCGTCTTCTTCGCCATCCTCTTCGCCAACACCTTCACCCCGCTGGTGGACTCGCTTATTAAGGAACGACAAAAGAGAAAGAGGGGAGTTTGA